The proteins below come from a single Pedosphaera parvula Ellin514 genomic window:
- the ychF gene encoding redox-regulated ATPase YchF, with protein MLKAGIVGLPNVGKSTLFNAVTRTRKAQAANYPFCTIDPNVGIVTVPDSRLEVLKNIAKTTVIIPAAVEFVDIAGLVKGASAGEGLGNKFLTHIREVDAIVQVVRCFDDPDIHHVTGSVDPVRDIETINTELVLADLEAVKKKRASIGKDVKRGDKEAVAQDAVLAKFEPILDAGKPGLTVELTPEDKVISKSFYLLTDKPTIFACNVKESDLATADQNPYVLKVREYVKTHLACEAVVISAQIESDLIDLSDEEAKAFLKELGVEESGVGALIRATYHLLGLRTYFTAGEKEVRAWTIHVGNTAPQAAGVIHSDFERGFIKAETVAYEDLVKCGSVAVAREKGLYRMEGKEYIVKDGDVMLFKFNV; from the coding sequence ATGTTAAAAGCTGGCATTGTCGGTCTTCCCAACGTTGGGAAATCCACTCTTTTCAACGCCGTGACCCGCACCCGCAAGGCGCAGGCGGCCAATTATCCTTTCTGCACCATTGATCCCAATGTCGGCATCGTCACCGTACCAGACTCCCGCCTGGAGGTGCTCAAGAACATCGCTAAAACCACAGTTATCATTCCCGCCGCTGTCGAGTTCGTCGATATCGCCGGTCTCGTGAAAGGTGCCAGCGCCGGTGAAGGTCTCGGCAACAAGTTCCTGACTCACATCCGCGAAGTCGATGCCATTGTCCAGGTGGTTCGTTGCTTCGACGATCCCGATATTCACCACGTCACTGGCAGCGTCGATCCCGTGCGGGATATCGAAACCATCAACACCGAACTCGTTCTGGCCGACCTCGAAGCAGTGAAAAAGAAGCGCGCTTCCATTGGCAAGGATGTGAAACGTGGCGATAAGGAAGCCGTGGCCCAGGATGCGGTGCTCGCCAAATTCGAGCCGATTCTCGATGCCGGCAAGCCCGGCCTCACGGTCGAACTCACTCCGGAAGATAAGGTCATTTCCAAAAGTTTTTATCTACTGACCGACAAACCAACCATCTTTGCTTGCAACGTCAAGGAAAGCGACCTGGCCACTGCCGACCAGAACCCCTACGTGCTCAAGGTGCGTGAATACGTAAAAACTCACCTCGCCTGTGAAGCCGTGGTTATCAGCGCGCAGATTGAAAGCGATCTGATCGATCTTTCGGACGAAGAAGCCAAGGCATTTTTGAAGGAATTGGGCGTTGAAGAAAGCGGCGTTGGTGCTCTCATTCGTGCGACGTATCACCTACTCGGATTACGCACTTACTTTACCGCTGGTGAAAAAGAAGTCCGCGCCTGGACGATTCACGTCGGCAATACTGCCCCTCAAGCCGCCGGCGTCATCCATAGCGACTTCGAACGCGGTTTCATCAAGGCTGAAACCGTCGCTTACGAGGATCTCGTCAAATGCGGTTCTGTTGCCGTCGCCCGCGAAAAGGGTCTCTACCGCATGGAAGGCAAGGAATACATCGTCAAAGATGGCGATGTGATGCTTTTCAAATTTAACGTGTAG